Proteins from a genomic interval of Chanodichthys erythropterus isolate Z2021 chromosome 8, ASM2448905v1, whole genome shotgun sequence:
- the LOC137024362 gene encoding toll-like receptor 1: MSSTAWPVVISFLLVLPFKAHGEHFRYCSTEHTKDLSNNNLTRIPSHLSYNIEYLDVSHNNISSIVHGDLSGLTHLCFLKITHCGLQHISPDAFSSNSEIKVLNISYNHLTIIPNMRLPQLRILDLSSNPYPSYVLPDSFGNLNYLSTLAIGSPDSTSVKVDDFVPLQNIHLKKLIFGDGTELQNYKKGVFSQLKSLQEVILKVTFCQRFDIFKDMIMDFDRTQTKKIQLIKLFPDQCSITTDPFEAFKDLHVLSNLSIIDTWMNSSVMVKLFKNVWKSSFEEIAFLNITYNEDTPDGFQLPIQNHTTNLRAFILDGVQHHQYRYPIINMSVELIDQLTYLKFSGTGMNILPCNLISAIKSLKILDLSNNLLDDSGFWWTGCSSHKVFPALRKLSLSHNRFNDLAEIAKNVNDMKFLESLDLSFNSISIGKPCFWPSHLTELNLSHNNLGNDVFRFLSPHFQKIDLSKTSLSVIPFNIISLFPKLTHLFMSFNSIQVIPADIQAPTLVSLHIDQNAITFISLKSMEGFPKLRTLKASRNPFSCDCDSFWFMTELNKSLLLDWPHAYACSTPPAFSGRRLQTFEFGWLSCQPGLQAAVVLPVLFVVGAALAITVYACDGVWYTKMLWVWIRMKRRGYKRADRLLNATFRYHAFISYSQHDSVWVGSQLVPELERSGLSLCVHERDFEPGKWIVDNIINCVEDSYKNLFILSKNFVQSEWCNYELFFAQHRAISVNDDSLVFVLLEPIPTDSLPKKFLKLRTLLRRKTYLEWPADERKQRVFWCNLRAILQTVDQSKILKDVATNIADICPMVPVKD; encoded by the coding sequence ATGTCTTCCACCGCCTGGCCTGTTGTTATTTCATTTCTCTTAGTGCTTCCATTTAAAGCACACGGTGAACATTTCAGATATTGTTCCACTGAGCACACAAAAGATCTGTCCAATAATAATCTAACAAGGATACCATCGCATTTATCGTACAACATAGAGTACTTAGATGTGTCCCATAACAACATCTCCAGCATTGTTCACGGTGACCTGTCTGGTTTGACCCATCTCTGCTTTCTCAAAATCACACACTGTGGACTTCAACACATCTCCCCTGATGCCTTCAGCAGCAACTCTGAAATCAAAGTTCTGAACATCTCCTACAACCATTTGACCATCATTCCAAATATGCGTTTGCCCCAGCTAAGGATCCTAGACCTTTCCAGCAATCCATATCCCAGCTATGTGCTTCCAGACTCATTTGGTAACTTAAATTATCTTTCCACCCTTGCGATTGGTAGTCCAGACTCTACTTCTGTTAAAGTGGATGACTTTGTTCCTCTTCAAAATATCCATTTGAAAAAACTCATATTTGGAGATGGGACGGAATTGCAAAACTATAAAAAGGGCGTTTTTTCGCAACTCAAATCATTACAGGAAGTCATTCTGAAAGTGACTTTCTGTCAACGTTTTGATATTTTCAAAGACATGATTATGGATTTTGACCGAACCCAAACTAAAAAAATTCAGCTCATTAAGTTATTTCCGGACCAGTGTAGCATTACGACTGACCCATTTGAGGCTTTTAAAGATTTGCATGTCCTTAGTAACTTAAGCATCATAGACACTTGGATGAACAGCTCTGTGATGGTCAAACTGTTCAAAAATGTTTGGAAATCATCTTTTGAGGAAATTGCGTTTTTAAACATCACATACAATGAGGATACTCCTGATGGCTTCCAGCTACCGATACAGAATCACACCACGAATCTACGAGCATTCATACTCGATGGTGTGCAACACCATCAGTACCGCTACCCTATTATAAACATGAGTGTGGAACTAATCGACCAACTAACCTACCTGAAATTCTCTGGTACTGGAATGAATATTCTACCATGTAATCTAATTTCAGCCATAAAGTCACTAAAAATCTTGGACCTGTCAAACAACCTCTTGGATGACAGTGGCTTTTGGTGGACTGGCTGCTCATCACACAAAGTGTTTCCAGCCTTGAGGAAACTCTCTCTAAGCCATAACCGTTTCAACGACCTTGCTGAGATTGCCAAAAACGTCAATGATATGAAGTTCTTAGAGTCTCTTGACTTGAGTTTCAACTCAATTTCCATAGGCAAGCCATGCTTTTGGCCTTCCCACCTGACTGAACTGAATCTCAGCCACAACAATCTAGGAAACGATGTGTTTCGCTTCTTATCACCACACTTCCAGAAGATAGATCTCTCCAAAACAAGCTTAAGTGTTATTCCTTTCAATATTATTTCATTGTTTCCCAAACTAACACACCTCTTTATGAGCTTTAACAGCATACAAGTCATCCCAGCAGATATTCAGGCTCCTACGTTAGTAAGTCTCCACATTGACCAGAACGCAATTACATTTATCAGCCTGAAATCAATGGAAGGTTTTCCCAAGCTCAGGACTTTAAAAGCCAGCCGCAATCCATTTAGCTGTGATTGCGATTCCTTTTGGTTCATGACGGAGTTAAATAAGTCACTTCTCCTAGATTGGCCACATGCTTACGCTTGCAGCACCCCGCCAGCGTTTTCCGGAAGGCGTTTGCAGACGTTTGAGTTCGGATGGCTGTCCTGTCAGCCGGGCCTTCAGGCTGCTGTGGTTCTGCCGGTGTTATTTGTGGTTGGAGCTGCTCTGGCCATCACTGTTTATGCTTGTGATGGTGTTTGGTACACCAAAATGCTTTGGGTGTGGATACGAATGAAGAGAAGAGGCTACAAGAGGGCTGATAGATTGCTCAATGCCACCTTCCGCTACCATGCCTTTATTTCCTACAGCCAACATGACTCAGTCTGGGTGGGATCTCAGCTGGTACCCGAATTAGAAAGGTCAGGCCTGTCTCTGTGCGTTCATGAGAGAGATTTTGAACCTGGTAAGTGGATTGTGGACAATATAATCAATTGTGTGGAGGACAGCTACAAGAACCTCTTCATCCTGTCCAAAAACTTTGTGCAAAGCGAATGGTGCAACTATGAACTGTTCTTCGCCCAGCACAGGGCCATCAGTGTGAATGACGATTCTCTGGTCTTCGTTCTTTTGGAGCCCATACCGACAGACTCTCTGCCCAAGAAGTTTCTAAAGTTAAGAACGCTGCTGAGGCGGAAAACATACTTGGAGTGGCCCGCAGATGAACGCAAGCAGCGAGTATTTTGGTGTAATCTTAGAGCTATTCTGCAGACCGTGGACCAGAGCAAGATTTTAAAGGACGTGGCCACAAACATTGCTGATATATGCCCTATGGTGCCTGTTAAAGATTGA